Genomic DNA from Verrucomicrobiia bacterium:
AGTTGACAAGGTCACTCGCCCGGTTTGACGGTCCACATCCCTTTCGGAGCGATGAGGGTTCCTGAACCGACGGTTTGCTCGATTCGCAGCGCCTCGACATGATTATCATGGAACAGGTAATTGAAACGGTGGCTGTGGATCCCATACTCGTTATTGCCGAAGTTTTTGGCGTCCGGGCTCGGATCGACCTGGAAGAGATCGGGTGAGCCGGTGCCGGGGAATTGCGGGCCGTTGCAAATACAGGGCCAGATATTGCCGACGACATTCTGGATGTTGGGCTCTTCGGCCAGAAGAATCGTACCCGTGGGATCTATTACGACCGAACTGCGGTAGCCGCGCGCATCCCAGTCAGGCGTGCGCCCATCCTGCCAATAAATACCTACCCCATGCCGTCCGGGGATCGAAAGATCCGGCAAGGGATAGGCGCCGTTTTTAGGATCCACTTGCCAATCGGCGGACCAATTCGGGCCAACGCTGTTCATGGCGTAAGTCCGCCGCAGCCCAAAGTCCACCCAGCCCCACTGTGGATCGCTGGGCGAGGTGGGGATGCGGTCGGCGGGACATTTTTCGATTTTTGGGCTGTAAGCGGTGGGAGTCAGGCCGGTGTCGATAGCGCTATTGGGAGCCACACCGCCGATGTAGTGATAGATCCAGGTGTCCCAGGCAAGCTGGCCATTATTGGATGCATTGCCGTATCCGGCGGGAGGGTATCGATCCTCCTTGTCGCTCACAAACAGGCTGAACCCCAAACCCAGTTGGCGCATTTGCGACGCGCATTGGACGCGCCAGGCTTTGTTGCGGGCCACGCTGAGCGCAGGCAAGAGCATTGCCGCTAGAATGGCGATAATCGCGATAACGACCAGAAGCTCGATTAAGGTGAAGCCGGGGAGCGTTCGCGACACCGGTCGGGTTTGGATTGAAGGGGTCATGGCGATGGTTGGTTTACCGAGCGACTTCATTTAGAGCTACTGTCAGCCAAAACCACCACCGGACCCTGAATCATGTACTTCTTGCCTGGGGGTGGCGGGGGCGGTTGCACGCC
This window encodes:
- a CDS encoding prepilin-type N-terminal cleavage/methylation domain-containing protein, with the translated sequence MTPSIQTRPVSRTLPGFTLIELLVVIAIIAILAAMLLPALSVARNKAWRVQCASQMRQLGLGFSLFVSDKEDRYPPAGYGNASNNGQLAWDTWIYHYIGGVAPNSAIDTGLTPTAYSPKIEKCPADRIPTSPSDPQWGWVDFGLRRTYAMNSVGPNWSADWQVDPKNGAYPLPDLSIPGRHGVGIYWQDGRTPDWDARGYRSSVVIDPTGTILLAEEPNIQNVVGNIWPCICNGPQFPGTGSPDLFQVDPSPDAKNFGNNEYGIHSHRFNYLFHDNHVEALRIEQTVGSGTLIAPKGMWTVKPGE